TTTAACCGGATGTGTACGGGTTGCCTGTCGGGCACGCCGCTTGACTCCGCGGCAGCTTCCGCAGTCGTTTCTTGTGCGAACAATGCAGAATTTCTCGTTTGACATAGATCAAGGCGACGGGCTGCCCTCCAACTTGCTTGGGGAGGGCCTGCCGCCGGGGAATTCGATGTCGCAGAAGCCGGGCGTGGCCACGGCGGCGCCTCCGGCGCAGGAGAAAGTGCCCGAGCACATCCTCCACCAGCTCATCCTCGATTTGGCCATACACGACAAGCGGGAATACGCGCTCTCGGAGCTCTCCAAGCAGCGCGAACACTACCCCGAcctgccgctgctgctctGGCACTCCTTCGGCACCGTGGCGACGCTGCTCTACGAGATCGTCTCTGTCTAGTGGGTTTTTTGCGCGCGAATCTGAGCGTGTGCAGCCACTACCTGTACCCGGTGAACCTCTCCATGACAGACTCGACGAAGGCGTCGAACTCACTGACGTTGCTGCAATGTATCGCATCGCACCCGGAAACGCGCCGTCTGTTCCTTTCGGGTCAGTCACAGGTCACGTGTGTCACGCGCCGCAGCCCATATTCCGCTGTTTCTCTACCCCTTTCTGAACTCGACGTGCAAGAGCCGCCGTCTGGAGTACCTGAAGCTTACATGCCTCGGCGTGATCGGCGCCCTGGTGAAGGTGGGTGCAGCGCCGGCCGCTTATATCGCGAACAGAGCGATGACGAGGAGGTCATCTGCTTCTTGCTCGACACCGAGATCATCGCACTGTGCCTCCGCATCATGGAGACGGGCTCGGACATTTCCAAGACGGTGGGTGGGATTGGACCGCCGCTCACGGGTTGCAGGTGGCCATCTTCATCGTGCAGAAGATCATGCTGGACGACCGTGGGCTCGCATACGTCTGCGCCACCGCCGAGCGCTTCTACGCGGTGGCCGCGGTGCTAAACAGCATGGTGATGAGCCTGCTGGAGTCGCCGTCGCGCCGCATCCTGAAGCACGTGGTGCGCTGCTACCTGCGGCTCTCGGAGAACCCGCGCGCGCGCGACATGCTGCGCAAGTGCCTGCCCAAGCCGCTGCGCAAGATGTAGGTCCGCCCGTTGCGCCCGTCACCATGTGCAGCGACCCCGTCTTCTACCCCTGCCTCAAGGAGGAGCCGATGCTCAAGAagtggctgctgcagctcatATGCGACACGGAGCCCGCGCAGGAGCCCTCGTCGCCGCAGCAGTGAGCGCCCCGCGGCAGAGACCGCGCAACTATGTATTAATAATCGGAACCCGCACACCCGTGGCCGCCGCGCCACACGCTCGCTCGGTCGCTCATGTACTATTGTAAAACTTAAGATCGCAAATGCGCCCGCCTATACCGCTAGGCGCGATTTTGCGCATGTCCCTGTTTAGTTATCTGTACATCTAGTACTCCTCGCCgatgtcctcgtcgtcctcgaTGGTCGCCTCCTGGTACTGCTGGTACTCGCTGACGAGGTCGTTCATGTTCGACTCCGCCTCGGTGAACTCCATCTCGTCCATGCCCTCGCCGGTGTACCAGTGGAGGAAGGCCTTGCGCCTGAACATGGCGGTGAACTGCTCCGAGACCCTCTTGAACATGTCCTGGATGGCGGTGGAGTTGCCCACGAACGTGACGGCCATCTTCAGGCCCTTGGGCGGGATGTCGCACACGCTCGACTTGGTGTTGTGGGGGATCCACTCCACGAAGTAAGAGCTGTTCTTGTTCTGCACCATCGACATCTGCTCGTCGACCTCCTTGGTGCTCATGCGGCCCCTGAACATGGCGCACGCGGTCAGGTAGCGGCCCCTCCTGGGGTCGGACGCGCACATCATGTTCTTCGCGTCGAACATCTGCTGGGTCAGCTCGGCCACGGACAGCGCGCGGTACTGCTGGCTGCCCCTGCTGGTGAGCGGCGCGAAGCCGATCATGAAGAAGTGGAGCCTCGGGAACGGGATCAGGTTCACGGCGAGCTTCCTCAGGTCAGAGTTCAGCTGGCCGGGGAACCTCAGCGAGCACGTGACACCAGACATGGCGGCCGATACGAGGTGGTTGAGGTCTCCGTAGGTGGGGGTGGTGAGCTTCAGCGTGCGGAAGCAAATGTCGTACAGCGCCTCGTTGTCGATGACCTGCACCTCGTCGGCgttctcaaccagctggtGCACGGACAGCGTGGCGTTGTAGGGCTCAACCACGGTGTCGGACACCTTGGGCGACGGGAACACGGAGAAGGTCTCCATGATCCTGTCGGGGTACTCCTCGCGGATCTTGCTGATCAGCAAGGTTCCCATACCACTGCCGGTACCACCTCCGAGCGAGTGCGTGATCTGGAAACCTTGGAGGCAGTCGCATCCCTCGGCCTCCTTGCGTACAACATCAAGGACGGAGTCGATGAGTTCGGCGCCCTCAGTGTAGTGACCCTTGGCCCAGTTGTTACCAGCGCCGGTCTGGCCGAACACGAAATTGTCGGGCCTGAAGAGCTGACCGAAGGGTCCAGCGCGCACGGAGTCCATGGTGCCGGGCTCCAGGTCCATCAAAATGGCGCGGGGCACGTAGCGACCGCCGGTGGCCTCATTGTAGAACACGTCAACGCGCTCCAGCTGGAGGTCGCTGTCGCCGTGGTAGGTTCCGCTCTGCAGAAGTATAAGACATTGTCGTCATCGAGGGCAAGGCGGGGCCATGCCGACGGGGGTTGCACAGTGGCCGCCTCGTCAGCTTAGACAGGCACGCAGTGCGCCGTCAAAGCTTCAGGCTGCCATGTGCAACCGGCGTGCATGCGTAAAACGCTCAAAGAGACTCACCGGGTCGATTCCATGCTCGTCAGAGATGACCTCCCAGAACTTGGCACCGATCTGGTTACCACACTGACCGGCCTGAATGTGTACGATTTCTCTCATTCTGCAAGTACATTAACGCCTGATAAGACACGGTGGAGCCGCTGTCAAGCCCGAGTTTGCAGCGAGGAGCCGCCGCGTCCCTGGCCCGGCCTAGGACTCACTGTGTCGCAATACCCACTTTGCGTCCGCGTCAATGCAGTCTTCAGATTCTACAGCACGTCACCGCCTTTCAGGGGTGCGCTGTTGTCAAACTGGTTGGTGGATCCTACCGTCCGCCCGTACACACGGGCTGGAGCCGTGGAGGGCTGGACAGCCGCTTAGGGTATAGGATTGGCCACCGACCGGTGTTCAAACAACTTTAGTGCGTTCGAACCATATTTTGCAACAGCGGGCGCGGAAATTTCGGCGCGGCACCGGGTTTGCGGAACGCGGCGGACGCTGCTATCGGCCCTCAAACTTACGTGTCGTTTTGGTTGCGTCGCCTTCTTGGTCCGCTGAACTGAGCTGTGATGTGTCACCGCTTAGAAACGTTTGCGTGTTGCAAATTGGCGTTTGAATACTTCGTTTCACAGCACTGTTGGCGCCGGACGATGTTCCAGTTGGACAAATTATTACAAAAGTAATGTTGTGATGTGTGTCCTTGTCTCAGATACGAGGTCTCCTGCCAATAGATCCGTGTCGCCGCGAAGACAGCGGATAGCCTCGGCCGTCTTGCCGGGGGAGACACGCGGCCAGCAGTGCGACGCGTTTCCCGGCGACGTCGCACGGCCGTGACGGTCATTCCGCGCGCGTAAGTTTCAGCAGCTTTCTGCTGCGGTCGATATCGGCCCGAACGGCGTCGATCTGCTCCTGCAGCTTCGCCCGGTCCCCGTCCAGGCCCTTGCGCTGGATATTTTTCACCAGCGAGACGGGCTTCGCCGGGTCGCCAGATGCGCCGATGATCCCTTCGTCCTCGGCCTGCTTGACGATCGTGTACCAGCGGTTCAGCAGATCCACCTCCTCCTGGTACAGGCGCGACAGGTCCGCTTTGAGAGACGCCGCGGTGTGCGTCTTCCGCTTGCGTTTAGACTCGCTCTCCTGTTTCACCTGGTCGCGGTCGAAGTAGTCGTCCCACTCGTCGAAGTACAGGTTGGTGTCGTAGTAGTCGGCGGCCGTCGCGTTCTTCACCTTGCTCATGATCTCCTGCTCGTCCTTCGCCGCCCAGCTCTTTGCGATTTTCTTCGGCTTGGGCGCCGGCGTGGCGTCCTCCTGCGCCGCCGGCGCTTCCTCAGGGCCGCACACCACGTAGGTCCTGCTGGTTGAGCCGCGCTCGCCGATGCGGATTTGGTCGCCGACCTTCAGCAGGTAGTACCTGCACGGCTCGATGCGCACGTGGTTGAGGGTGGTTCCGTGCGTCGAGCCCAGGTCGTACAGCAGCAGACGCCCGTACCTGTTGAGCTGCAGCACCAGGTGGCGCCTAGACACCAGCGGGTTCTTGTAGAC
This genomic stretch from Babesia bigemina genome assembly Bbig001, chromosome : III harbors:
- a CDS encoding FHA domain containing protein, putative, which gives rise to MHKWSQLELALPTASRRGSEEGRGLADYVPPPWASFDPQEVLGKDAHALSVDVISRGTLLENVELGRSAHCVLGSMDECQLVYKNPLVSRRHLVLQLNRYGRLLLYDLGSTHGTTLNHVRIEPCRYYLLKVGDQIRIGERGSTSRTYVVCGPEEAPAAQEDATPAPKPKKIAKSWAAKDEQEIMSKVKNATAADYYDTNLYFDEWDDYFDRDQVKQESESKRKRKTHTAASLKADLSRLYQEEVDLLNRWYTIVKQAEDEGIIGASGDPAKPVSLVKNIQRKGLDGDRAKLQEQIDAVRADIDRSRKLLKLTRAE
- a CDS encoding tubulin beta chain, putative, giving the protein MREIVHIQAGQCGNQIGAKFWEVISDEHGIDPSGTYHGDSDLQLERVDVFYNEATGGRYVPRAILMDLEPGTMDSVRAGPFGQLFRPDNFVFGQTGAGNNWAKGHYTEGAELIDSVLDVVRKEAEGCDCLQGFQITHSLGGGTGSGMGTLLISKIREEYPDRIMETFSVFPSPKVSDTVVEPYNATLSVHQLVENADEVQVIDNEALYDICFRTLKLTTPTYGDLNHLVSAAMSGVTCSLRFPGQLNSDLRKLAVNLIPFPRLHFFMIGFAPLTSRGSQQYRALSVAELTQQMFDAKNMMCASDPRRGRYLTACAMFRGRMSTKEVDEQMSMVQNKNSSYFVEWIPHNTKSSVCDIPPKGLKMAVTFVGNSTAIQDMFKRVSEQFTAMFRRKAFLHWYTGEGMDEMEFTEAESNMNDLVSEYQQYQEATIEDDEDIGEEY
- a CDS encoding cell differentiation family protein, putative — its product is MQNFSFDIDQGDGLPSNLLGEGLPPGNSMSQKPGVATAAPPAQEKVPEHILHQLILDLAIHDKREYALSELSKQREHYPDLPLLLWHSFGTVATLLYEIVSVYHYLYPVNLSMTDSTKASNSLTLLQCIASHPETRRLFLSAHIPLFLYPFLNSTCKSRRLEYLKLTCLGVIGALVKSDDEEVICFLLDTEIIALCLRIMETGSDISKTVAIFIVQKIMLDDRGLAYVCATAERFYAVAAVLNSMVMSLLESPSRRILKHVVRCYLRLSENPRARDMLRKCLPKPLRKIDPVFYPCLKEEPMLKKWLLQLICDTEPAQEPSSPQQ